A genomic segment from Xyrauchen texanus isolate HMW12.3.18 chromosome 21, RBS_HiC_50CHRs, whole genome shotgun sequence encodes:
- the LOC127661929 gene encoding uncharacterized protein LOC127661929, producing the protein MSKRKYKLYLEPKSRVTFPCARLKRGHLDVADGSGDADVETMSPSGDIQLDPDDTANMVLAFTGDHIDQGDRINPHLSTADVETMSPSGDLRLQLDPDVTANMMSSSGHFLLTSELQPSDMAQQFSCDSSSEGSVSEVDSEIPDIPEDDPFRQIGFDTDMDSVLMSAGTTTKAEALLMVMSHAARHNITGTQLHDLLQLINTLFGKEVLPRSKYLFNKVFKNNSDIVEFHFYCKTCKVYIGTKEDIQEKNIAQCAICSASVEISSLNSASFLSTYQLHLKSRRCLKILRFKTA; encoded by the exons ATGTCAAAACGCAAGTACAAATTGTACTTAGAGCCTAAGAGCAGAGTTACATTTCCCTGTGCAAGACTGAAAAGAGGACATTTGGAT GTGGCAGATGGTTCAGGAGATGCAGATGTTGAG ACCATGTCTCCATCTGGCGATATTCAGCTGGATCCAGATGACACGGCCAACATG GTTTTGGCTTTCACCGGTGACCACATAGATCAAGGGGACAGAATCAATCCACACCTGAGCACTGCAGATGTTGAG ACAATGTCTCCATCTGGCGATCTTCGTCTTCAGCTGGATCCAGATGTCACGGCCAACATG ATGTCTTCATCTGGTCACTTTCTGCTTACATCTGAGCTGCAACCAAGTGACATGGCCCAGCAGTTTAGTTGTGATTCATCATCTGAAGGCAGTGTTTCTGAAGTTGATTCGGaaattccagatattccagaagatgatccattcagacagatAGGTTTTGATACAGACATGGATTCAGTACTAATGTCAGCAGGTACAACGACAAAGGCTGAGGCACTGCTCATGGTGATGAGTCATGCAGCCAGACATAATATAACAGGGACACAACTTCATGACTTATTACAGCTCATAAATACTCTGTTTGGCAAAGAGGTGTTACCCAGATCAAAATATTTGTTCAATAAGGTCTTTAAAAACAACTCCGACATTGTGGAGTTCCACTTCTACTGCAAAACCTGTAAAGTATACATTGGCACAAAAGAAGACAtacaagaaaaaaacattgcACAGTGTGCAATCTGTAGTGCTTCAGTTGAAATCAGTTCCTTGAACAGTGCAAGCTTTTTATCAACATACCAATTGCACCTCAAATCCAGACGCTGCTTGAAAATCCTCAGATTCAAAACAGCATGA
- the LOC127661930 gene encoding uncharacterized protein LOC127661930: MFAYVKYIEDGCKEIVPISYIKDFDLNVSDLTKTYWVRWQEKFFKGQILFLKESREEIEEELAKGKRVRVRLLKETTPPRSRSEAEDAKATHTNQKKAAEEAKQNNLLTLLKERKIRRKQSPLCPTPSKIMRAHTLSDSLSEEDDDDDGGGVVPEKLFEEAKKKQQLYIKKINNMSLQLQETKNKLEEQEKLRTEIEAENKELCSLNMQLQQQLLKALKSSSTAKCSDPGAPSPKETLQIAESGCLNEVEPSVSSEGDEIHLGEMFECAERPGQGYKTARGIPYL, from the exons atgttcgCCTATGTGAAATATATAGAGGACGGGTGTAAAGAAATCGTCCCCATATCCTACATTAAGGACTTTGACCTCAACGTTAGTGACCTCACTAAAACTTACTGGGTGCGCTGGCAAGAGAAGTTTTTCAAGGGACAAATATTGTTCCTAAAGG AGTCCAGAGAAGAGATCGAGGAGGAACTGGCCAAGGGTAAGCGGGTCCGTGTGAGACTTCTGAAGGAGACCACGCCTCCACGGTCGCGCTCTGAGGCGGAGGACGCCAAAGCAACACAT ACAAATCAGAAAAAAGCTGCAGAAGAGGCCAAACAAAATAATCTCTTAACCTTgctaaaagagagaaaaattagAAGAAAACAGTCTCCACTCTGCCCAACTCCAAGCAAGATAATGAGAGCTCATACCCTGTCTGACTCATTGTCagaagaggatgatgatgatgatggtggtggggTTGTACCAGAAAAACTTTTTGAGGAGGCTAAAAAGAAGCAACAgctctacataaaaaaaataaacaatatgtctCTGCAACTGCAGGAAACTAAAAACAA GTTAGAGGAGCAGGAGAAACTCAGAACAGAAATTGAGGCAGAGAATAAAGAACTATGTTCTCTAAACATGCAATTGCAGCAACAATTGCTGAAGGCACTGAAATCCTCATCAACAGCAAAGTGCAGTG ACCCTGGAGCCCCAAGCCCAAAGGAGACCTTACAAA tTGCAGAGTCTGGCTGTTTGAATGAGGTGGAACCCTCTGTATCTTCAGAAGGAGATGAG ATTCATTTGGGGGAGATGTTCGAGTGCGCAGAGAGGCCTGGTCAAGGATACAAAACAGCACGCGGGATTCCTTATTTGTGA